From one Xiphias gladius isolate SHS-SW01 ecotype Sanya breed wild chromosome 12, ASM1685928v1, whole genome shotgun sequence genomic stretch:
- the LOC120797274 gene encoding protein phosphatase 1K, mitochondrial-like encodes MSSTVLLNLLRCGRSNITKQSFLAARSSPETSAASGQVGRALLGMVGVRQAGGSVRFDSDGSGKPVTWDSFGIWDNRIEEPILLPSSIRYGKPIPQVSLSRVGGASVLGLRKQNEDRLRVARIHDNLLYFAVFDGHGGPHAADYCYTFMEKFIRDALEEEDDLEKVLKKAFLDADKALHTHLSYFNNASFLKAGTTATVAMLRNGVELVVGSVGDSRATLCRKGRANILTNDHTPDREDERQRIQRFGGSVTWNSVGQANVNGRLAMTRSIGDFHLKTSGVIAEPDTQRLTVQHAKDSFLALTTDGINFLLSDQEICDVINQCQDPTEAADVIAQQALQYGSEDNATIVIVPFGAWGKYQSPTNVYSMSRNFASSWRWA; translated from the exons GTGGGCAGGGCTTTGTTGGGGATGGTGGGTGTGCGGCAGGCTGGCGGGTCGGTCCGCTTCGACAGCGACGGCAGCGGCAAGCCAGTGACCTGGGACTCATTTGGTATCTGGGACAACAGGATAGAGGAACCAATACTGCTGCCCTCCAGTATCAGATATGGAAAACCAATTCCACAG GTCAGTTTGTCTCGGGTCGGTGGTGCGTCTGTTTTGGGTCTCAGGAAGCAGAACGAGGACCGTCTGCGTGTTGCCCGTATCCATGACAACCTGCTGTACTTCGCCGTCTTCGATGGCCACGGCGGCCCGCACGCCGCGGACTACTGCTACACCTTCATGGAGAAATTTATCAG AGATGCTTTGGAAGAAGAGGATGATCTGGAGAAAGTTTTAAAGAAAGCCTTTTTAGATGCCGACAAAgctctacacacacacctgagctACTTCAACAACG cCTCGTTCCTGAAGGCCGGCACCACGGCAACGGTTGCTATGCTACGTAACGGCGTGGAGTTGGTGGTCGGTAGCGTCGGTGACAGTCGGGCGACGTTGTGCAGGAAGGGGCGGGCCAACATACTCACCAACGACCACACACCTGACCGAGAGGACGAGAGACAGCG GATCCAGAGGTTTGGCGGCTCCGTGACGTGGAACAGCGTGGGTCAGGCTAACGTCAACGGGCGGCTCGCCATGACTCGGAGCATCGGAGACTTCCACCTGAAAACCAGCGGCGTCATCGCTGAGCCAGATACACAGCGCCTAACT gtcCAGCACGCCAAGGACTCCTTCCTCGCTCTCACCACCGACGGCATCAACTTCCTGCTGAGTGACCAGGAGATCTGCGATGTCATCAACCAGTGCCAAGACCCCACAGAGGCTGCAGACGTCATCGCTCAGCAG GCGCTGCAGTACGGCTCGGAGGACAACGCCACCATCGTCATCGTCCCGTTCGGAGCCTGGGGGAAATATCAGAGCCCCACCAACGTCTACAGCATGAGCAGGAACTTCGCCTCGAGTTGGAGATGGGCGTAG